The DNA region GGCAGAGCATGGGACAGCCAGGACCTAAGCAGCTGCCCGACGTTCGGCGAGTGGCTGATCGCTTTGTCCTCCGTAAGCGAAGAGGAAGTGCCGGAAGACCCGCCGGCTGCTGCGGCAGTAGCGGTTGCGGATGCGGATACTCAGGCAAAGCCTGCCGAGTCGTCTTCCGAAAGTCCTGCAGAAGTGCCTGCCGAATTGATGGAATCGCTGGGCATCCAGCCAGGCACCCGGGAAGTTAACGATAACGTGGTTTCCCGGCTGTTTCATCAGGCCCGTGACTTGGAGGCTGCGGGCAATTTGTCCGGAGCGCTGGAAATATTCCGTTCGGCCTATCATTTTGTTAAGAAAGACAGCCCGCTTGAGGTTGAGCTTGCCGCAGCGATCGCAGGTCTGGAGAAGGAGCTGTTTCCTCCGGAGGACCCTGCCGATAAAGGACTAAAGGCGCTGCTGACCTCCCGCAAGTTCATGATCTCCGCGGCTGCGGCGATCGTCATCCTGGCCGGGTCGGCCTTCACGGTTAACCAGATCCTGGCGGAGAAGGCGGAGAGCAAGCAGCTTGAGGCTCAGCGTCTTGCCGAGCAGCAGGCCAAGGAACAGGAGGAAGCTGCACGCAAGCAGCAGGAAGAGGCGGCGAAAGCCGAGGAAGCACGGAAGGCCGAGGAAGCCAAGAAGGCTGAGGAGGCGAAAAAAGCCGCGGAAGAAGCGAAGAAGGCCGAAGAAGCCAAGAAGGCTGCAGAAGCGGCGAAGAAGGCGGAGGAAGCCCGCAAAGCCAAGGAAAGGGCGGAGCTTCAGGCGAAATATGACAGGCAGGCTAAGTATGAGGCCTATCTCGCATCGCTGGAAGAGAAGAAAAAGAAGCAGGAGCTTCAGGAAAAATACGATAAACAGGCGAAATATGAAGCCTATCTTGCCCAGCTGGAAGAGAAGAAGAAGAAAGCCGCGCAGGAGGAGGCCGCTGCCAAAGCGGCTGCCAAGGCTGAGGCGGAACGGAAGGCTAGAGAGCAAGCTGCAGCTGCGCGGGCGGAACAGCTGCAGAAGCAGCGCTCCCAGAATATCGTGGAGCTGGTGGCGCTGTACAATAAAGCGTATAATGCGCAGGTCGCGGGTAATAAGGACCGTGCCAAAAATTTCGCCCGTCAATTCATGACCCTGTACAACAAGGATGCTTCTTATAACCGGACGGTTGGCAGTATGATCAGCCGTCGCAACAATTTGAACAAGTTCTTAGAGGACGACAGCTTCTGGATACCTAAGCTGTAGGAACATTAACTGAAGAATTAGCAGGGGTGAAGGTTTCGCGATGAACTATACCATACAAGCATCACAGCGCACGCCCGCGCTCATTATATACCTGATTGATATCAGCGCATCGATGAATATGCTCATGGAGGACAAGAGGCGGATCGACGTCGTTTATGAAGCTTTGTCTCTAGCCATCCGGCAGATGGTATTCCGTTCGACGAAGGGGAACCGGCTTACACCGCGTTACCGGATTGCGATCCTGGCATACAGCGATGATGTATACGATTTGCTGGGCGGCATTAAAGGCATCGATGAAATTGCGGCCATAGGCTCCCTGCCGGATTTGACGCCGAAGCGGTTCTCCGATTCGGCAAAGGCCTTTTCGCAAGCAGAGAAAATCTTGCAGATGGAAATTCCGAATATGCAGGATTGCCCTGCCCCGCTTGTGTGCCATATGACCGACGGCGTTTCAACGGGCGAGGATCCGGAGCCGATCGCCCGCCGGATCATGAGCATGAGCGTTCCGGACGGGAATGTCCTTGTGGAGAATATCTTTATCTCCGACCATCTGATGAGCCAGCCGATAGCGGAGCCGCGCCGCTGGAAGGGCATACTGCCAGACACTCCGCTCGAGGACGAGCACGCCCGCAAGCTGAAGATGATGTCTTCGGTGCTTCCTGAGAGCTATCGGGAAATGCTGGTGGAGGCGGACTATCAGCTTAGCCCGGGGGCTTTAATGATGCTTCCCGGAACATGCTCGGAGCTGGTGTCCATCGGATTCCAGATGTCGGCAGCGACACCGGTAAGGTAACGGGCATGAAGCGGTCATTTGCAAACGCGGAAGCTTGGAGCGGACGGAAGAAAAGGGCGCGGTCAACCTCCTATTATTATGAGAGCAAACAGACCGGAGAGGAGCCCTTGACCCGGGTAGAGGAACAGTTCATTTGCCGGTACGCTTACGGCAGAGCTGCGGAGTCGGTATTGATGTCGGAGAAGAGTCAGGATTTCATGGCGTTCGCGATCGATCGGGACGTTTGCCGCTTCGTGCTGTGCGACGGAGTCGGCTTAAGCTACCGTGGCGATGTGGCTTCCCAGCTTCTCGGACGGGGGCTGATGGGATGGCTTTATTCGCAGGATGAGCTGTCGCAGGCTTCCTTGGAGCGCAAGCTGCTTGAGCTGACGGAGGAGGCGGAGCGGGAGATGCGCAGCCTGACCGTCGATGCCAATGCCCCCAAGCTGCTGCGAGAGGTGCTGGAGGAGAAGCAGCGAATGGGAAGCGAAGCGATGTACGTGTGCGGACGAATCGAGCTGCCGACCCGATTCAGGCGAAAAGGCAGGCTGTGGCTGGCATGGCAGGGAGATTCCCGCTTGCGGCTGTGGCAAGGGCAGCATGAAATTTCGCCTATATTCGGCGACCGGTTTCGTACGGCTGAGCGCTGGTCATCCAAAAACGGGCCGGTAGGCGGCAAGCCCCATGTATACCAAGGCCGGTTGGAGCATGAATCAGGCTATCGCCTGCAAATGTACAGCGATGGTCTGAATGACCTGGACCCGATGAAGGAGCCGATTCCCGATGACCAGGTCCAAGTGCTTATGAACGCTTTGCATACAGGCGGACTGGAGGATGACGCTTCGTTTCTGGAAATTATGTGGTAATGATCAACGGAATACATGATAGGATGGGCTTGTCTTCGAAGTCATTGAAGTAGACTTTGGAGACAGCCCTTTTTTTGCGATAGGGGGAAGACCAATAGGCTTGGTTCCAGGCAGTGCAGGCGTTTTGGCAAAAACACACCTTGGAAGCATAATTTCAAAGCTAAAATTATGACGGTGTGGGTGTTAATCCCATATCCCATGCCATATGCCATCAACTATCACTTGGACATGCTCTAGCTTCCCACCGTATCCCATCTCACTCTATATGGTTTTCCCTCTTCATTTGTTATCGGGCGGCGCTGCGATATTTCATGGTCATGGAAAAATAATCGAAATACGGATTATAAAACACGTGCTTTTGGGTAATCTTGTGACAGACGAACCAACGAAGTCATGAGATGAAGGAGCGTGGATGAGGATGAATGAAGTTCAGGGAAGCATTCATGGAAGAACAGCGATCATTACAGGAGCAGGGTCGGGGATCGGGAAGGCAGCGGCCGTCAAGCTTGCGCGCATGGGGGCGAATGTTGCCCTGTTCGATCTATTGGATGAGCGGACGAACAAGGCCGAGGCGGAAATCAACGCACTGCGCGAGGGATCCGCACGGGCGTTCGATGTGGATATTACCGATCCGGACAGGGTCGAGAAAGCGGTCCTTGAGACGGTGGAAATTTTCGGAGGCGTAGATATCGTATTTGCGAATGCAGGGATTAACGGCGTGCTCGCCCCGATTGACGAAATGAAGCTGGAGGAATGGGAGAAGACGTTGAAGGTGAATCTGAACGGTACCTTTTTAACGGTGAAATACGCCCTTCCCCATCTGAAGAAACGCGGCCAGGGCAGCATTATTATTACCAGCTCGGTGAACGGGACGCGGACCTTCTCGAATTTCGGGATGAGCGCATACAGCACCACCAAGGCGGGACAGGTGGCTTTTGCCAAAATGGCGGCACTCGAGCTGGCGAAGTTTAAAATAAGGGTCAATGTAATCTGTCCGGGAGCGATTGCCACGAATATCGATCAAAGCACGAAGAAAAAGGACAACCTGGATGAGATTACGATTCCGGTCGAGTATCCGGAAGGAAGCCAGCCGTTGGCGGACGGTCCGGGACAACCGGAGGAAGTTGCGGATCTGGTCGCCTTCCTTGCCTCCGACCAATCCAGGCATATTACCGGCGCCCAAATCTTTATCGATGGAGCGGAATCCCTCCTCTGACATCCATAATTTATGATTTCAGCTTGGAATCCGGAGCCTGCTGGATTATGATAAAATAAATCCATGGACATCTTAACTTGGTTCCGAGAAGTTCATGTCAGATACATGAGTACGGAATACAGAGGGGGCACTTATGGGAATCTTTTCCAGGTTGGCGGAACAGAAGATCGAGGAAGCGGTTCGAAACGGAGAGCTGGACAATTTGCCGATGGCCGGCAAAAAGCTCCCGGTAGATGATTTATCTCATATCCCGGAGGATCTGCGAATGTCCTACCGTATCATGAAGAATGCGGGATATGTTCCGGAGGAAGTCAGCTTGAGGAAGGAATGCCTTCGACTGCATGATTTGCTCGCTGCCGCACGGAATGACGGAGAGCAGGAGCAGCTGAGACGCAAGCTGAACGAGAAGCAGCTGAGACTGCAGATGCTGCTGGAGCAGCGTGGGCTTGGCTCAAGCGGTGCGTTTATGCAGTACGAATCCCGAATCAGGGAACGGCTGCTGGAGGAATAGAAACAGCGAATAGATGGATCACATAGAGCATGCGCCAGCTTCCATTCGGGTCTCGAATGACGGCTGGCGCTTATTGTTGTGTATGCATTATTGCAGGGTGGGCAATGGGGTAAACAGCATTTTCAGAGCAGCATGGGTCAGCCTGATCGGCTCCGGCGTGATATGGGCCGTATCGAAGCTTTGGACCAGCTCGGATGGTGAAACTGGCTCCGGAGAGCTGATCAGCCCGGCAGTCCAGGCAAGCCATCCGACGATTCGCTGCGGCTGGATTCCTTGTCCCCGCAAAAAGGACAGGCTCAGTCCACGATTCCGTTTGGCCAGCCGCTTGCCCTCGGCATCAACGATCAAGGGAACATGGGCAAAGTGCGGAGGCTTGTAACCGAGCGCTTCGTACAACAGCAGCTGCCGCGGGGTGGAATCAAGCAGATCAGCGCCCCGTAATACGTGCGTAATCCCCATCAATGCGTCATCTACAACGACGGCAAGCTGGTAAGAGATCATCGCATCCGCTCTGCGGACAACGAAATCGCCGCTCTTCTCAAGCGCATAGATTTGGTGGCCCGCGATTTCGTCAGTGAAGGCAACCGCCTGCTTGGGAACCTTCATACGCAGGGAAGGCTTCTTGTGCAGTTCCTTTCGCTGCGCTTCTTCCTTCGTTAAATGCCTGCAGGTGCCTGGATAGCGGCGGCCTTCGGAGGCCAAGCCATGCGGCGCGCTTGCAGCGGCCATAATATCGGCTCGGCTGCAGTAGCACGGGTAGAGCAGTCCCGCCTCGTTCAGCTTTGCGAGCGCATGCTCGTACAGCGCTTTTCGTTCGGTCTGAACATACGGTCCAAAGCTCCCCCCGACACCGGGTCCTTCGTCCCAATCAAGACCAAGCCATTTCAAATCCCGTATCAGTTCATCAACGAGTTCTCCACGCGAGCGCTGCTCATCGATATCTTCAATCCGAAGAATATAACATCCGTTCAACCTTCTCATTTGCAGCCATCCTAGTAACGCGGTGAGTGCGTTGCCGATATGCATCTTACCCGACGGCGTCGGGGCAAATCGTCCGCGGCATATAGTTTCTTGCTGCATCATTTTCACCTTCTTGACTGCATCTTCTTTAAAATATCCGAGGGAGATGTTTTAATATAATGTATTGTAGCGCAAATGGGCGTTGTGTTTCCAGAGGAGGCATGCTAACCGATGGACTGGTCGTCCAATTGTAAAACAAGAACAGGGAGAGCGAATTCTAGAAAAGAGCAAATTCTATGTGAATGATGGAGACGAGGCAAAACATGAATCAATTTCCCATACATCAAGTAATGCCGCAATTAACTGCGGCACTCGCTGAGCGGACGGCTGCCGTCTTGATCGCGGAGCCGGGGGCGGGCAAGACCACACAAGTTCCGCTGGCCTTCTTAAAGGCGCCGTGGCTTCAGGGACGGCGGATTATCATGCTTGAGCCGCGGAGGCTTGCCGCCCGGTCCGCAGCCCGCTATATGGCTTCCGCGCTCGGGGAGCGGGTAGGCGAGACCGTCGGATACCGGGTGCGGATGGACAGCCGGGTCAGTGACCGGACCGTGATCGAGGTCGTTACGGAAGGGATCCTGACCCGAATGCTGCAGGAGGACCCCGAGTTGTCCGGCATCGGTATGATCATATTTGATGAATATCATGAACGCAGCCTGCAGGCGGATACCGGCCTTGCGTTTGCGCTGGAATCGCAGTCGGTTCTGCGCGATGACCTGCGGCTGCTCGTCATGTCGGCTACGCTGGAGGCTGAGCCTGTAGCCGAGCTGCTTGGCGGAGCACCGGTCATTGTGAGCGAAGGCCGCTCCTACCCGGTTGCAACCCGATATTTGCGCTCCTCGGGGCTGGAGGAGCTCCATAAAGGTGCCGCTCGCGCCATTCAGCTGGCGCTATCGGAGGAGGAGGGAGATATTCTCGTTTTTCTTCCGGGAGCAAGGGAAATAAGGCGTACTGCGAGCGAGCTGCAGCAGGCAAGCCTTGGAGGGGATATCGTCGTTCGCCAGCTGCACGGTACGCTTTCGCCGGAGATGCAGGATGAAGCGGTAAGCCCGGATCCAGACGGAAGGCGCAAAGTGGTGCTGTCCACCAGCATTGCTGAGAGCAGCATAACGATCCAGGGGATCAAGGTGGTAGTGGATTCCGGTTATGCACGCACCGAGGTTTTCTCGCCGCGTACCGGCCTTCCGCAGCTCATCACGAGACGGGTATCCCAAGCTTCCGCCGACCAGCGAAGAGGACGGGCCGGGCGAATAGCCCCCGGCGTTTGTTATCGGATGTGGAGCGAGGAGGAGCACCGCCACCTGCCTGAGCGTTCGGAGCCGGCAATCCGCGAATCGGATTTGGCGCCGCTGGCGCTGGAGCTGGCAGCCTGGGGAGCTCGAGACCCGCTGCAGCTTGCATGGCTGGATCCTCCGCCCCGGGCGGCGTTCGCGCAGGGCCAAGAGCTGCTGCGACAGCTTGGCGCGTTGGACGAGTCGGGCAGCATCACGGAGCACGGGCGCTGCATGGCATCGCTGGGTCTTCATCCGCGGCTGGCCCATATGCTCCTTCGGGGAAAGGAGCTCGGCGAAGCAGGTTTGGCCGTTCGACTTGCGGTGCTGCTTCAGGAGCGGGACATTTTCCGGGCACAGGCATCGGCCGCGGACCAGGATATAAGGACGCGTCTGGAGCGGCTCGGGCAATATGAGCGCCGTGGGCATGCTTCTGCCGCCCCGGAAGGGGTCGATGATGCCGTTCTGAGACGGCTGCTTCAGGAGATAAAGAAGCTCCAAGCGGATCTGGGCATCCCCGATTCCGGCATACTGCGGACGGAGCGGTGCGGATTGCTGCTCTCATTTGCCTATCCGGACCGAATTGCCAAGCGCAGGGGAACGGGCAGCTATGTGCTTCGGACCGGCCGGGGGATCAGGTTGGCCACGGTCCAGCCTCTAAGCCGGGCGTCCTATATTGTCGCTGCGGCCATCGATGATCAAGGACCGGACGGCCTGATTCAGCTTGCGGCTCCGCTGGAGGAAGACTGGCTTGAGGAACACTATCGCGGCGAGATGGAGCTGGTCCGGGAAGTAAGCTGGGATCCGGCGTCCGGCAGCGTGAGGGCGAGGCAGCGTTTGATGCTGGGCGCTATTCTGATTCGGGAGCAGCCTTATGAAGGCGTAACCGACGAAGAGCGTTCGGCCGCCGTCCTGAAGGCGATCCGCCGGGAAGGGCTGGGACTACTAACGTGGACCAAAACAGCCGTCCAACTGCGCGAGCGGATGGCCTTCATGAAGAGGCATGATCCTGCCGGAGTGTGGCCGGATGTATCGGATGAAGCCTTGCTTGCCCATGCGGATACTTGGCTGCTGCCGTACCTGGGCGGGGTTCGGAACCGCTCGGATTTAAGCCGCCTTGGCATAGCAGGACTTCTGTCCCATTTGCTGAGCTGGGAAATGAAGCAGGAGCTTGAACGCGAAGCACCGACGCATATTCAGGTTCCCAGCGGATCCCGAATACCGGTGGATTACAGCGATCCGGACAAGCCGTATCTGGCGGTCCGGCTGCAGGAGCTGTTCGGGATGAAGGAGACGCCGCGCATTGCCGGAGGCAGGGTTGCGCTGACGCTGCATCTGTTGTCGCCGGCTCATCGCCCCGTTCAAGTGACCTCGGATTTGGCGAGCTTTTGGTCCAGCGGATATTTCGAGGTGAAGAAGGACTTAAAGGGGAGATATCCTAAGCACTATTGGCCGGATGATCCGCTTGAAGCCACGGCGACCAGCCGGACCCGTCCCAAGCCGTCATAGGCCATCAGCCGAAACAAAGGTAGACGTTTGGCTTACGGGTTCATCGGGTAATGATAAGAAAATAACCTGATGAAGGAGGGAATGGCATGGAGCGGAAAGTGGCGGGCGTGTTTCGTTCGGAGCAGGAAGCAGCGCAGGCGATCGAACGGCTGCAGCGAAACGGTATTCCGAGCGATGCGATTTCGATTATTACGAAGGATCAACGGGATGCGGACCATATAGCCGAGCAGACGGGCACGATGGCACCTGAAGGCGTGGCTGCAGGTGCGGCAACCGGAGGAATTCTTGGCGGCACCGCCGGCTTGCTGGCCGGACTTGGCGCTTTGGCGATCCCGGGAATCGGACCGATCCTCGCAGCTGGCCCAATTGCCGCTGTGCTGACAGGGGCGGCGGTAGGAGCCGGTACCGGAGGCTTGGTCGGCGGTTTTATCGGCCTTGGCATACCGGAGGAGGAGGCGAGAGAGTACGAGTCCTATGTTGAGGAGGGCCGTATTCTGGTGCTTGTCGATGCCGATCAAGAAAATACGGGAATATACGATATCTTCCGTGATTCGGATGCGATGAATGCGGATCGTTATGGACAGGCCGGTCCCGAGGGTGAGGCGTCCTTACCGCCGCGCGGAACGAATCTTTGACATGATCCGAATGGAGTTACATTACTTAACCGAAACAAAGAATCCCTTAAAGGGATTCAGAGGAACGGTTGACGTTACGTCCATTCATTTGGAACAGTTGGAGTGCTCAATGCTCGTTGTTGATATTGATGCGATATCAAAAGAACTGTCCCCTATGTGGATTTATTCTGCTGGCGGACAGTTTTTTTACATTAAGAACAGGTTGATTTCACAAGTAATAATTATGCGGTTTTCCCGGATTATCCGTACATACAGAGGAGGCATTGGAGCTCGCATCGGGCGGGTGAATGGGATTTTTTGGATTGGCGTCAGGCGTCCCCGCTCCCTTAGAATGAAATACGTCAACTAAGAAAGAAATCGGTTAGGGGGGAGCAGTTATGGCTAAAGAACGAATACCCGAGGTTGAACGTTTGCGAGGCATCGCCTTTTTGGCTGTCGTTCTGCAGCACTCGATTGCCCATTATTCGATCGCACCCGGAATGACGGCTGATGACGGCATCCTGATGGCGGTTCTGCTCATGGGCACCAAATTTGCAGTCCCTGTATTCGTGTTTATCACAGGTTTAGTGCTATTTTACAACGACCGCGGACAACTTCATTATGGTCGTTTCATTAAAAAACGCTTTGGCGATATCTATATTCCATTTGCTGTATGGACGGTTGTTACGATTTTGATAAATTCGGGATTTAACCCGTTTGTTCTAGAGGATTGGAAGGACCTGGGCTTTGTTCTGATCACCGGAAAATCCAGCTCGCATTTTTGGTATATCATCATGTTGTTTCAGATGTACTTGCTGTATCCGCTGTTTCGTCCAGCATTCTTCCGCGTGAAGGCGCAGGCCAGCCGATCTATAGGGCTCTTGCTTCTGCTCCTGTCGGGCGTGCTGTATCTATGGCTGATCAGCGGGATTAGCGAGATTGGCCAGTGGATGGGAAGCCTCCGGATTCCCGTTTGGAGTGAGCT from Paenibacillus ihbetae includes:
- a CDS encoding serine/threonine protein kinase; amino-acid sequence: MTFQPNPGDGIVINGTAYTVGQHPAAPGVAYAQAGRQGIVYQLIPVDGEIYQAKALKVFFPKFRIPAMVYQSEHLGSYQEMPGLRVCNREVLTPERNGDLIAEYPDLLYAVIMPWVHGCTWFDVISDQRNIGRSESLMLAKALAAIGSSMEQRGLAHCDLSAPNVMLPFFSEVKLPEGAAAVELVDVEQMYSPKMDRPDVLLAGSPGYAAHRTVHSGLWSAYADRFAGAVIIAEMLGWSDPAIVNRAWGESYFDQHEMQTPCERYFLLKKSLGQRWGSRIADLFGRAWDSQDLSSCPTFGEWLIALSSVSEEEVPEDPPAAAAVAVADADTQAKPAESSSESPAEVPAELMESLGIQPGTREVNDNVVSRLFHQARDLEAAGNLSGALEIFRSAYHFVKKDSPLEVELAAAIAGLEKELFPPEDPADKGLKALLTSRKFMISAAAAIVILAGSAFTVNQILAEKAESKQLEAQRLAEQQAKEQEEAARKQQEEAAKAEEARKAEEAKKAEEAKKAAEEAKKAEEAKKAAEAAKKAEEARKAKERAELQAKYDRQAKYEAYLASLEEKKKKQELQEKYDKQAKYEAYLAQLEEKKKKAAQEEAAAKAAAKAEAERKAREQAAAARAEQLQKQRSQNIVELVALYNKAYNAQVAGNKDRAKNFARQFMTLYNKDASYNRTVGSMISRRNNLNKFLEDDSFWIPKL
- a CDS encoding vWA domain-containing protein, yielding MNYTIQASQRTPALIIYLIDISASMNMLMEDKRRIDVVYEALSLAIRQMVFRSTKGNRLTPRYRIAILAYSDDVYDLLGGIKGIDEIAAIGSLPDLTPKRFSDSAKAFSQAEKILQMEIPNMQDCPAPLVCHMTDGVSTGEDPEPIARRIMSMSVPDGNVLVENIFISDHLMSQPIAEPRRWKGILPDTPLEDEHARKLKMMSSVLPESYREMLVEADYQLSPGALMMLPGTCSELVSIGFQMSAATPVR
- a CDS encoding SDR family oxidoreductase: MRMNEVQGSIHGRTAIITGAGSGIGKAAAVKLARMGANVALFDLLDERTNKAEAEINALREGSARAFDVDITDPDRVEKAVLETVEIFGGVDIVFANAGINGVLAPIDEMKLEEWEKTLKVNLNGTFLTVKYALPHLKKRGQGSIIITSSVNGTRTFSNFGMSAYSTTKAGQVAFAKMAALELAKFKIRVNVICPGAIATNIDQSTKKKDNLDEITIPVEYPEGSQPLADGPGQPEEVADLVAFLASDQSRHITGAQIFIDGAESLL
- a CDS encoding DnaJ family domain-containing protein codes for the protein MGIFSRLAEQKIEEAVRNGELDNLPMAGKKLPVDDLSHIPEDLRMSYRIMKNAGYVPEEVSLRKECLRLHDLLAAARNDGEQEQLRRKLNEKQLRLQMLLEQRGLGSSGAFMQYESRIRERLLEE
- the gluQRS gene encoding tRNA glutamyl-Q(34) synthetase GluQRS translates to MQQETICRGRFAPTPSGKMHIGNALTALLGWLQMRRLNGCYILRIEDIDEQRSRGELVDELIRDLKWLGLDWDEGPGVGGSFGPYVQTERKALYEHALAKLNEAGLLYPCYCSRADIMAAASAPHGLASEGRRYPGTCRHLTKEEAQRKELHKKPSLRMKVPKQAVAFTDEIAGHQIYALEKSGDFVVRRADAMISYQLAVVVDDALMGITHVLRGADLLDSTPRQLLLYEALGYKPPHFAHVPLIVDAEGKRLAKRNRGLSLSFLRGQGIQPQRIVGWLAWTAGLISSPEPVSPSELVQSFDTAHITPEPIRLTHAALKMLFTPLPTLQ
- the hrpB gene encoding ATP-dependent helicase HrpB; its protein translation is MNQFPIHQVMPQLTAALAERTAAVLIAEPGAGKTTQVPLAFLKAPWLQGRRIIMLEPRRLAARSAARYMASALGERVGETVGYRVRMDSRVSDRTVIEVVTEGILTRMLQEDPELSGIGMIIFDEYHERSLQADTGLAFALESQSVLRDDLRLLVMSATLEAEPVAELLGGAPVIVSEGRSYPVATRYLRSSGLEELHKGAARAIQLALSEEEGDILVFLPGAREIRRTASELQQASLGGDIVVRQLHGTLSPEMQDEAVSPDPDGRRKVVLSTSIAESSITIQGIKVVVDSGYARTEVFSPRTGLPQLITRRVSQASADQRRGRAGRIAPGVCYRMWSEEEHRHLPERSEPAIRESDLAPLALELAAWGARDPLQLAWLDPPPRAAFAQGQELLRQLGALDESGSITEHGRCMASLGLHPRLAHMLLRGKELGEAGLAVRLAVLLQERDIFRAQASAADQDIRTRLERLGQYERRGHASAAPEGVDDAVLRRLLQEIKKLQADLGIPDSGILRTERCGLLLSFAYPDRIAKRRGTGSYVLRTGRGIRLATVQPLSRASYIVAAAIDDQGPDGLIQLAAPLEEDWLEEHYRGEMELVREVSWDPASGSVRARQRLMLGAILIREQPYEGVTDEERSAAVLKAIRREGLGLLTWTKTAVQLRERMAFMKRHDPAGVWPDVSDEALLAHADTWLLPYLGGVRNRSDLSRLGIAGLLSHLLSWEMKQELEREAPTHIQVPSGSRIPVDYSDPDKPYLAVRLQELFGMKETPRIAGGRVALTLHLLSPAHRPVQVTSDLASFWSSGYFEVKKDLKGRYPKHYWPDDPLEATATSRTRPKPS
- a CDS encoding general stress protein, with amino-acid sequence MERKVAGVFRSEQEAAQAIERLQRNGIPSDAISIITKDQRDADHIAEQTGTMAPEGVAAGAATGGILGGTAGLLAGLGALAIPGIGPILAAGPIAAVLTGAAVGAGTGGLVGGFIGLGIPEEEAREYESYVEEGRILVLVDADQENTGIYDIFRDSDAMNADRYGQAGPEGEASLPPRGTNL